One Paraburkholderia fungorum genomic region harbors:
- a CDS encoding PRTRC system protein B, producing the protein MKNVHLSTGRSMELSVTSAILLYSHTGGNPVYATVHPVTHQGKRPVIGAGRPVNRQALFTAMDSLAERCALKGQFLPETVLSVDQTSITWWCRPGMRRVFFQCKELGNVSAVVPHPGLIFQARQSGFYVFALDGCTRPTPDTAVFEPPYFNTWDRGSICIGSAQVPDRIDVQSTAGWEKGFFESAFTHPNAGGKRVNHPRGEYAFWKEMLAGQYGELFPLQCLVPMNLTLGDLIARGSRG; encoded by the coding sequence ATGAAAAATGTCCATCTTTCCACTGGTCGCTCGATGGAGCTGTCGGTGACCAGCGCAATTCTTCTTTATTCCCATACGGGCGGCAATCCGGTCTACGCGACGGTGCACCCGGTCACTCATCAGGGCAAGCGCCCGGTCATTGGCGCAGGCAGGCCCGTGAACCGGCAGGCTCTTTTCACGGCCATGGATTCGCTGGCTGAGCGGTGCGCGTTGAAGGGCCAGTTTTTGCCCGAAACGGTGTTGTCAGTTGATCAGACCTCGATCACCTGGTGGTGCCGGCCGGGCATGCGCCGAGTTTTCTTTCAATGCAAGGAGCTTGGCAACGTCAGCGCGGTTGTGCCGCATCCCGGGCTGATCTTCCAGGCACGTCAATCTGGCTTTTATGTCTTCGCGCTCGATGGCTGTACGCGTCCGACGCCTGACACGGCGGTTTTCGAGCCGCCGTACTTCAACACATGGGACCGGGGCAGCATCTGTATTGGTTCCGCTCAGGTACCCGATCGCATCGACGTCCAGTCGACAGCAGGCTGGGAGAAGGGCTTTTTCGAATCCGCGTTCACTCATCCGAATGCAGGAGGCAAGCGCGTTAATCACCCGCGAGGGGAATACGCGTTCTGGAAGGAGATGCTGGCCGGCCAGTACGGCGAGCTGTTCCCCCTGCAATGTCTCGTCCCTATGAATCTGACACTCGGCGATCTGATCGCGCGAGGCTCACGAGGTTAA
- a CDS encoding PRTRC system protein A: MNILDLTLQRSFPTVMVPRAEPVAAMESAGERLLIAENGVFLEIRRSWISLVRRIAQFDVQTPVPYGRAAESTAVCFGSIPAELVGQFSAMARKAVPNETGAWIVWSASTRAFRLVPVLIISHDAGSLKYERPSLSGDEVLVVDCHSHGRHPAYFSATDNEDDRHDVKMALVIGNCDRPQPSIAARLCAKGIFEESARVPSAWYQAVRESEAA, from the coding sequence ATGAATATTCTTGATCTGACGTTGCAGCGCTCGTTTCCGACCGTCATGGTCCCCCGGGCAGAACCCGTTGCGGCAATGGAGTCGGCCGGTGAGCGATTGCTCATTGCCGAAAACGGCGTATTTCTTGAAATCCGCCGCAGCTGGATCAGTCTGGTGCGGCGTATCGCCCAGTTCGATGTCCAGACGCCTGTGCCGTATGGGCGCGCTGCCGAATCGACAGCGGTGTGCTTCGGCAGTATTCCGGCCGAGCTTGTCGGCCAGTTTTCAGCGATGGCGCGCAAGGCCGTTCCCAACGAAACCGGAGCATGGATCGTCTGGAGCGCGTCGACACGCGCATTCAGGCTCGTCCCGGTGCTTATCATTTCCCACGATGCAGGTTCGCTGAAGTATGAGCGGCCTTCACTGTCGGGCGACGAGGTCCTTGTCGTTGACTGCCATTCACATGGCCGGCATCCAGCGTACTTCTCGGCGACGGACAACGAGGACGACCGGCACGACGTGAAAATGGCGCTCGTGATCGGCAACTGTGACAGGCCGCAGCCGAGTATCGCGGCGCGCTTGTGTGCAAAGGGCATCTTCGAAGAGTCCGCG